From Pseudomonas vanderleydeniana, the proteins below share one genomic window:
- a CDS encoding YmfQ family protein, which translates to MAGIRTAAQYQEQLRSLLPAGPAWDPEQVPEIQQVLLGIAQELARVDARAVDLLNEVDPVTVSELVPDWERVMNLPDPCLGPKPLFDDRRLAVRRRLLAVGDQSIGYFLDIARSQGYPNATVTELQTPRMGRARFGRARFGTWQAQFMWTLNTGGRLLMGRRFGASYWGERFGANPGSALECLIHRTAPAHTLVHINYD; encoded by the coding sequence ATGGCTGGAATAAGAACTGCCGCGCAATACCAGGAACAACTGCGCAGCCTGCTGCCGGCCGGTCCCGCCTGGGACCCGGAGCAGGTACCGGAGATCCAGCAGGTACTGCTCGGCATCGCCCAGGAACTGGCCCGGGTCGACGCCCGGGCGGTGGACCTGCTCAACGAAGTGGACCCGGTGACCGTCAGCGAACTGGTCCCGGACTGGGAGCGGGTGATGAACCTGCCCGACCCGTGCCTGGGCCCCAAGCCGCTGTTCGACGACCGCCGCCTGGCGGTACGTCGGCGCCTGCTGGCGGTGGGTGACCAGAGCATCGGCTACTTCCTGGATATCGCCCGCAGCCAGGGCTATCCCAACGCCACCGTCACCGAACTGCAGACCCCGCGCATGGGCCGCGCCCGCTTTGGTCGGGCGCGGTTCGGCACCTGGCAGGCGCAGTTCATGTGGACGCTCAACACTGGCGGCCGCTTGCTCATGGGCCGCCGTTTTGGCGCCAGCTACTGGGGCGAGCGCTTCGGCGCCAACCCGGGCAGCGCCCTGGAATGCCTGATTCACCGCACAGCACCGGCGCACACGCTGGTGCACATCAATTACGACTGA
- a CDS encoding phage tail terminator protein, translating to MNITPIITQLRAECPSLAQHISTGLDLDLLQGNTSLPTPSAFITLRCDLAAENTAQNVSRQTIRDRLELILVLDASNGQAPFDQLHNLRAELWRALVGFKPDTFYTPLQYGGGRLVSINATRLLYRLRFFAEFQLGRNHATDPAETWHERELDGLPSFTGVTVRVDAIDPADPNLHRPGPDGRLELAFSGNVKP from the coding sequence ATGAACATCACCCCGATCATCACGCAATTGCGTGCTGAATGCCCCAGCCTTGCCCAACACATTTCCACCGGTCTCGACCTGGACCTGCTGCAAGGCAATACCTCGCTGCCGACCCCGTCGGCCTTCATCACCCTTCGCTGTGACCTGGCCGCCGAGAACACTGCGCAGAACGTCTCCCGGCAGACCATCCGCGACCGCCTGGAACTGATCCTGGTGCTCGACGCCAGCAACGGCCAGGCCCCTTTCGACCAACTCCACAACCTGCGCGCCGAACTCTGGCGCGCGCTGGTGGGGTTCAAGCCCGACACCTTCTACACGCCGCTCCAATACGGCGGCGGTCGGCTGGTGTCGATCAACGCCACTCGCTTGCTTTATCGCCTGCGTTTCTTCGCCGAGTTCCAACTGGGGCGCAACCACGCCACCGATCCGGCGGAAACCTGGCATGAGCGTGAACTGGACGGCTTGCCGTCCTTTACCGGGGTGACGGTGCGGGTCGATGCCATCGACCCCGCCGACCCCAATCTGCACCGCCCAGGCCCCGACGGGCGCCTGGAGCTGGCCTTTTCAGGAAACGTAAAACCATGA
- a CDS encoding DUF2635 domain-containing protein, translating into MTQRITVVPAAGRAVPDPEAGDLLPATGREVADSAWWRRRQADGDITLSAVQAAQPQEAQ; encoded by the coding sequence ATGACCCAACGCATCACTGTAGTACCGGCCGCCGGCCGTGCCGTACCGGACCCGGAGGCTGGCGACCTGCTGCCGGCTACCGGCCGCGAAGTGGCTGACAGCGCCTGGTGGCGCCGCCGTCAGGCCGATGGCGATATCACCCTTTCCGCCGTGCAAGCGGCACAACCACAGGAAGCCCAATAA
- a CDS encoding phage baseplate assembly protein — MNDIDNAVVLLVDGLSYEGWKAIEISADLERQFRTFKLGITWQWPGQTLAVPIKAGARCQVLIGCDLVLTGHVYKAPISYDGKQISLTIEGSSLTRDLVDCAAINQPSQWRQQGLLTIVEALAKPYQVNVRSEIPATTKLQTHSIVPGETVFKSIDRLLTLYRVFSTDDANGNLVLAKPGSAGRASDVLELGKNILSASTGRDYSAVFSEYRVIGQHKGSDQKSGSAVSEVSGVSSETAAQRKRVTVISESVQLTPELAQQRADWERATRAGKALATTYTVQGWRQSNGDLWRHNLLVRVKDPVLDVDQDMLISKITYSLSAQGSITTLEVAPPEVFEATPTKAKSKAK; from the coding sequence ATGAACGATATCGACAATGCCGTCGTCCTGCTGGTCGACGGCCTGAGCTACGAGGGCTGGAAAGCCATCGAAATCAGTGCCGATCTCGAGCGTCAGTTCCGCACCTTCAAGCTGGGCATCACCTGGCAATGGCCGGGGCAGACGCTGGCCGTGCCGATCAAGGCCGGTGCCCGCTGCCAGGTGCTGATCGGCTGCGACCTGGTGCTCACCGGGCATGTCTACAAGGCGCCCATCAGCTATGACGGCAAGCAGATCAGCCTGACCATCGAGGGCAGTTCACTGACCCGCGACCTGGTCGACTGCGCGGCCATCAACCAGCCGAGCCAGTGGCGCCAGCAGGGCTTGCTGACGATCGTCGAGGCGCTCGCCAAACCCTACCAGGTCAACGTGCGCAGCGAGATCCCGGCCACCACCAAACTGCAGACCCACAGCATCGTGCCGGGGGAGACGGTATTCAAATCCATCGACCGCCTGCTGACCCTGTATCGGGTGTTTTCCACCGATGATGCGAACGGCAACCTGGTGCTGGCCAAACCCGGCAGCGCCGGACGCGCCAGCGATGTACTGGAGCTGGGCAAGAACATCCTCTCGGCCAGCACCGGCAGGGACTACAGCGCGGTGTTCTCCGAGTATCGGGTGATCGGCCAGCACAAGGGCAGCGACCAGAAGAGCGGCAGCGCGGTGAGTGAAGTTAGCGGCGTGTCCAGCGAGACCGCTGCGCAGCGCAAACGCGTCACGGTGATCAGCGAAAGCGTGCAACTGACCCCCGAGCTGGCCCAGCAACGGGCCGACTGGGAGCGGGCCACCCGCGCCGGCAAGGCCTTGGCCACCACTTACACCGTACAGGGCTGGCGACAGTCCAACGGCGACCTGTGGCGACACAACCTGCTGGTGCGGGTGAAGGACCCGGTCCTCGACGTCGACCAGGACATGCTGATCTCCAAGATCACCTACTCGCTATCCGCGCAGGGTTCGATCACCACCCTGGAAGTGGCGCCGCCGGAAGTCTTCGAGGCGACACCGACGAAGGCCAAGAGCAAGGCCAAGTAA
- a CDS encoding phage baseplate assembly protein V → MSLLTRLLARGTVVLANSANKLQSLQMRLTAGEVNDDMEHFEPYGFTSNPLAGAEGIATFLGGDRSHGIVLVVADRRYRLQNLAPGEIALYTDEGDRIHFKRGRIIDIETGTLNIRASSAIHLDSPTLTQTGKIVSQGDQVAGGISQMQHVHGGIQPGGGQTGAPAGGA, encoded by the coding sequence ATGAGCCTACTGACCCGCCTGCTGGCGCGCGGCACCGTCGTGCTCGCCAACTCGGCCAACAAACTGCAATCGTTGCAAATGCGCCTGACCGCCGGCGAAGTGAACGACGACATGGAGCACTTCGAACCCTACGGCTTCACCAGCAACCCGCTGGCCGGCGCCGAAGGTATCGCCACCTTTCTCGGCGGCGACCGTTCCCACGGCATCGTGCTGGTGGTCGCCGACCGCCGCTACCGCCTGCAGAACCTCGCCCCCGGCGAAATCGCCCTCTATACCGACGAGGGTGACCGTATCCACTTCAAGCGTGGCCGGATCATCGACATCGAGACCGGCACCCTGAACATCCGCGCCAGCAGCGCCATCCACCTCGACAGCCCGACCCTGACCCAGACCGGCAAGATCGTCTCCCAGGGCGACCAGGTCGCCGGTGGCATCAGCCAGATGCAGCATGTGCACGGCGGCATTCAGCCAGGCGGCGGCCAGACCGGCGCACCGGCGGGAGGTGCCTGA
- a CDS encoding Com family DNA-binding transcriptional regulator, with the protein MLQEFRCGKCNRLLARIGEFSQIQIKCPRCAALNHMKTERLEPSPLSESTCAPVCASSIRS; encoded by the coding sequence ATGCTGCAAGAGTTTCGCTGCGGCAAATGCAATCGACTGCTGGCCCGCATTGGCGAATTCAGTCAGATCCAGATCAAGTGCCCGCGTTGCGCGGCACTCAACCATATGAAGACCGAGCGTCTCGAACCATCGCCCTTGAGCGAATCGACCTGTGCGCCAGTGTGCGCCTCATCCATTCGATCCTGA
- a CDS encoding baseplate J/gp47 family protein — MPFETPSLPVLINRTQSDLASDALRQSDAQVLARTLSGAAFGLYGYLDWIAEQILPDTADESTLERIAALRLHQPRKAAQAATGSVSFTAAAGAVLDVDTLLQSNDGRSYKVTQGGTTSAGSNTAQIQALDAGSLGNADAGLTLFPVQPVQGVGNTFTVLAPGLSGGVAAESLESLRSRVIRSYRIIPHGGAASDYETWALECPGITRAWCRGNYLGPGTVGLFVMRDDDPVPIPDATQLALVQAYIEPLRPVTAELHVLAPVQVPVTYTLRLVPDTSATRAAVEAQLRDLHKREGGLGETLLLTHIAESISSATGENDHLLVTPSADVPAATNQLLTFGGCVWLE, encoded by the coding sequence ATGCCGTTTGAAACCCCTTCGCTGCCGGTGCTGATCAACCGCACCCAAAGCGACCTGGCCAGCGATGCGCTGCGCCAGTCCGATGCCCAGGTCCTGGCCCGCACCCTCAGCGGCGCGGCCTTTGGCCTGTATGGATACCTCGACTGGATTGCCGAGCAGATCCTGCCCGACACCGCCGATGAATCCACCCTGGAGCGCATTGCCGCGCTTCGTCTGCACCAACCGCGCAAGGCTGCCCAGGCGGCCACCGGCAGCGTGAGTTTTACCGCTGCCGCCGGTGCGGTGCTGGACGTCGACACCCTGCTGCAGAGCAATGACGGCCGCAGCTACAAGGTGACCCAGGGAGGCACCACCAGCGCTGGTAGCAATACCGCGCAGATCCAGGCGCTGGATGCCGGCAGCCTGGGTAATGCCGACGCCGGCCTGACGCTGTTTCCGGTCCAGCCGGTGCAGGGCGTCGGCAACACCTTCACCGTGCTCGCCCCGGGGCTGAGTGGCGGGGTGGCGGCGGAAAGCCTCGAGTCGCTGCGTTCGCGGGTGATCCGTTCCTATCGGATCATTCCCCATGGCGGCGCGGCCTCCGATTACGAAACCTGGGCGCTGGAGTGTCCGGGCATCACCCGAGCCTGGTGCCGTGGCAACTATCTCGGACCAGGTACCGTCGGCCTGTTCGTCATGCGTGACGACGACCCGGTACCGATTCCCGATGCCACGCAACTGGCGCTGGTCCAGGCCTATATCGAGCCGTTGCGACCGGTCACCGCCGAGTTGCATGTGCTGGCGCCGGTGCAGGTGCCGGTGACCTACACCCTGCGCCTGGTACCGGACACCTCGGCCACCCGCGCTGCCGTCGAAGCGCAACTGCGTGACCTGCACAAGCGTGAGGGTGGTCTCGGCGAGACCCTGTTGCTGACCCATATCGCCGAGTCCATCAGCAGTGCCACGGGCGAGAACGACCATTTGCTGGTCACCCCGTCCGCCGATGTGCCAGCAGCCACCAACCAGTTGCTGACCTTCGGAGGCTGCGTATGGCTGGAATAA
- a CDS encoding DUF642 domain-containing protein, which produces MNVLKKYLHQCLLSASILGAATSASAANLLVNGSFESPGCTVSCVLDTPEKANFITGWTTFLSGAEYFNMPASIPYGVAADGVVIVDLANYVYQNGGGIQQNFATVVGAKYRLKFSAGNVVYGGRSGSGVIQVKVAGQNVTFNTPVATSSTVVWDVITYDFTATTPQTTLAFSNEQNPYSNYAFIDNVSVESIP; this is translated from the coding sequence ATGAATGTACTGAAGAAATACCTCCATCAATGCCTGCTCTCCGCTTCCATTCTGGGTGCGGCCACTTCCGCTTCTGCCGCCAACCTGTTGGTCAACGGCAGTTTCGAATCGCCGGGCTGTACGGTCAGTTGCGTGCTGGACACGCCTGAAAAAGCCAACTTCATCACGGGCTGGACCACATTCCTGTCCGGGGCCGAGTATTTCAACATGCCGGCTTCGATCCCTTACGGCGTCGCGGCCGACGGTGTGGTGATCGTGGATCTGGCCAACTACGTCTATCAGAACGGCGGTGGCATCCAGCAGAACTTCGCGACGGTCGTGGGTGCCAAGTACCGACTGAAGTTCAGTGCGGGCAACGTCGTGTATGGCGGGCGTTCGGGTAGTGGCGTGATCCAGGTCAAGGTGGCCGGGCAGAACGTTACCTTCAACACGCCGGTCGCCACTTCGTCGACCGTGGTATGGGATGTCATCACCTACGACTTCACCGCGACGACGCCGCAAACCACGCTGGCCTTTTCCAACGAACAGAATCCCTACAGCAATTACGCCTTCATCGATAACGTGAGTGTCGAAAGCATTCCTTAA
- a CDS encoding phage GP46 family protein — translation MFVSNNLKAALTRSVLISLFTWRRANSDDPIDDDERYGWWGDSFPMVANDRIGSRLWLLRRVKLTAQTQLDAEFYAREALQWLIDDGHCSAIEIQTERLDAQRLNLRTVLTLAGGERLDINPNHSWQVTYAV, via the coding sequence ATGTTCGTCTCCAACAACCTCAAGGCGGCGCTGACCCGCTCGGTGCTGATCAGCCTGTTCACCTGGCGCCGGGCCAACAGCGACGACCCGATCGATGACGATGAGCGCTACGGCTGGTGGGGCGACAGTTTCCCCATGGTCGCCAACGACCGCATCGGCTCGCGGCTGTGGCTGTTGCGCCGGGTCAAGCTGACCGCGCAGACCCAGCTCGATGCCGAATTCTATGCCCGTGAAGCCTTGCAATGGCTGATCGACGACGGCCATTGCAGCGCCATCGAGATTCAAACCGAACGGCTCGACGCCCAGCGACTGAACCTGCGCACGGTTCTGACCCTGGCCGGCGGCGAGCGCCTGGATATCAACCCGAACCACAGTTGGCAGGTGACTTATGCCGTTTGA
- a CDS encoding DNA circularization protein encodes MATNWRERLLPASFRGVPFWVDQAKTPVGQKGQLHEYPQRDQPFFEGLGQQAKIHDLTAFIVGADCLEQRDKLLKALEEGSGELVHPWLGRMQVKVGECDMTQTRQDGGLVTFNLKFYPDEPLQFPKPVVNTQEQLQVASSKLLTSSVGRFDEAMKLVNQARVGLDNLRKGITQAYQVIEQQLQPLIETYANVYALVRTVKEFPHQVSAAVKGVLSEVKAEFNGLVGEVRGLVGEVRGLKDFAVQGYHGMLADLSKQVEDAKSLDASQLAIGKDTAAASQATVNLIQDALLVQIAQLVSVIPAATQAVKLAVTPSLAQQAQQPVQRADVPVVDDVLALRDNLNEAIWQAALKADSVHYQALNTVRQALVQHLNAVASNGVRLIDLVPKSNLPALVVAYKNFGDATRVGEVVQRNRIAHPGFIPPAPLQISRE; translated from the coding sequence ATGGCGACTAACTGGCGTGAGCGCCTGTTGCCGGCGTCGTTTCGCGGCGTGCCGTTCTGGGTCGACCAGGCGAAGACCCCGGTCGGCCAAAAAGGCCAACTGCATGAGTATCCCCAGCGCGACCAGCCGTTTTTCGAAGGGCTCGGCCAGCAGGCGAAGATCCATGACCTGACGGCTTTCATCGTCGGCGCCGATTGCCTGGAGCAGCGTGACAAGCTGCTCAAGGCGCTGGAGGAGGGCAGTGGTGAGCTGGTCCACCCATGGCTGGGCCGGATGCAGGTCAAGGTCGGCGAATGCGACATGACCCAGACCCGCCAGGACGGTGGGCTGGTGACCTTCAACCTGAAGTTCTACCCGGACGAGCCGCTGCAGTTCCCCAAGCCCGTCGTCAACACCCAGGAGCAACTGCAGGTGGCGTCGAGCAAATTGCTCACCTCATCGGTGGGTCGTTTCGACGAGGCGATGAAGCTGGTCAACCAGGCGCGGGTCGGCCTGGACAACCTGCGCAAGGGCATCACCCAGGCGTACCAGGTGATCGAACAGCAGTTGCAGCCGCTGATCGAGACCTATGCGAATGTCTATGCCCTGGTGCGCACGGTCAAGGAGTTCCCCCACCAGGTGAGTGCGGCGGTCAAGGGCGTGCTCAGCGAGGTCAAGGCCGAGTTCAATGGCCTGGTTGGCGAGGTTCGTGGCCTGGTCGGTGAAGTGCGTGGTCTGAAGGACTTCGCCGTCCAGGGCTACCACGGGATGCTGGCCGACCTGTCGAAGCAGGTCGAGGACGCCAAGTCGCTCGATGCTTCGCAGTTGGCGATCGGCAAGGACACCGCCGCGGCCTCGCAGGCCACGGTGAACCTGATCCAGGATGCCTTGCTGGTGCAGATCGCACAGTTGGTGTCGGTAATCCCGGCAGCGACCCAGGCAGTGAAGCTGGCCGTTACTCCGTCGCTGGCGCAACAGGCCCAGCAGCCGGTGCAGCGTGCCGATGTGCCGGTGGTTGATGATGTGCTGGCGCTGCGCGACAACCTCAACGAGGCGATCTGGCAAGCGGCGCTCAAGGCCGACTCGGTGCATTACCAGGCGCTCAATACCGTGCGCCAGGCACTGGTGCAGCACCTCAACGCGGTGGCCTCCAACGGCGTGCGGCTGATCGACCTGGTGCCCAAGAGCAACCTGCCGGCGCTGGTGGTGGCCTACAAGAACTTCGGCGATGCCACGCGGGTCGGCGAGGTGGTGCAACGCAACCGGATTGCCCACCCCGGTTTCATCCCGCCGGCACCGTTGCAGATCTCCCGGGAGTAA
- a CDS encoding phage tail sheath subtilisin-like domain-containing protein — protein MAIGFSNIPSDLRVPLFYAEMDNSAANSASSTLRRLIVAQVNDNATSPEIGSLVLVSSVALAKSIGGQGSMLAAMYDTWRKADPVGEIWCLPLRNSTGAIAKADLKLTGTATESGVLNLYVGGARVQAAVVSGQTAAQVATTLALQVNAAADLPVSAVATDGTVTLSCKWTGDSGNDISLQFNRLGKSNGEETPAGLTIVTAKMAGGAGIPDQVAALAALGDEPFEFICQPWSDVASLNAWQAAMDDSVGRWSWSKQLFGHVYTAKRGTVGTLVAAGQARNDQHVTVLAMEQGVPQPVWVQAAALAARTSVFISADASRPTQSGSLPGIDPAAASERFTLTERQSLLSYGVATAYYEGGYVRIQRAITTYQKNAYGQADNSYLDSETMHQSAYIVRRLQSVITSKYGRHKLAADGTRFGAGQPIVTPSTIRGELIAQYAKLELEGHVENAELFAEHLIVERDSQDPSRVNVLFPPDYVNGLRVFALLNQFRLQYDAAA, from the coding sequence ATGGCTATCGGATTCAGCAACATCCCATCGGACCTGCGTGTTCCGCTGTTCTACGCCGAGATGGACAACTCGGCGGCCAATAGTGCGTCGTCGACCCTGCGTCGACTGATCGTCGCCCAGGTCAACGACAACGCCACCAGCCCGGAAATCGGCAGCCTGGTGCTGGTCTCCAGCGTCGCCCTGGCCAAGAGCATCGGCGGTCAGGGCTCGATGCTCGCCGCCATGTACGACACCTGGCGCAAGGCCGACCCGGTCGGCGAGATCTGGTGCCTGCCGCTGCGCAACAGCACCGGCGCGATCGCCAAGGCCGACCTGAAGCTGACCGGCACCGCCACCGAAAGCGGCGTGCTCAACCTGTATGTCGGCGGTGCCCGTGTGCAGGCCGCCGTGGTCAGCGGCCAGACCGCTGCGCAGGTCGCCACCACCCTGGCGCTGCAAGTGAATGCCGCCGCCGACCTGCCGGTCAGCGCCGTCGCCACTGATGGCACCGTCACCCTGAGCTGCAAGTGGACCGGTGACAGCGGTAACGACATCAGCCTGCAATTCAACCGCCTGGGCAAGAGCAATGGCGAGGAAACCCCGGCCGGTCTGACCATCGTCACCGCGAAGATGGCCGGTGGCGCCGGTATCCCGGACCAGGTCGCAGCCCTCGCGGCGCTGGGCGACGAGCCGTTCGAGTTCATCTGCCAGCCCTGGTCCGACGTGGCCTCGCTGAATGCCTGGCAGGCGGCGATGGATGACAGCGTCGGTCGCTGGTCCTGGTCCAAGCAACTGTTCGGTCATGTCTACACCGCCAAGCGTGGCACCGTCGGCACCCTGGTCGCCGCCGGCCAGGCGCGCAACGACCAGCACGTCACCGTCCTGGCGATGGAGCAGGGCGTGCCACAACCGGTCTGGGTTCAGGCCGCCGCACTGGCTGCACGCACCTCGGTGTTCATCTCGGCCGACGCCAGCCGTCCGACCCAGAGCGGCAGCCTGCCGGGTATCGATCCGGCCGCGGCCAGCGAGCGCTTCACCCTGACCGAGCGCCAGTCGCTGCTCAGCTACGGTGTCGCCACCGCCTACTACGAAGGTGGCTACGTGCGCATCCAGCGGGCGATCACCACCTACCAGAAGAACGCCTACGGTCAGGCGGACAACTCCTACCTGGACAGCGAGACCATGCACCAGTCGGCCTACATCGTGCGCCGTCTGCAAAGCGTGATCACCAGCAAGTACGGCCGCCACAAGCTGGCCGCCGACGGCACCCGCTTCGGCGCCGGCCAGCCGATCGTCACCCCGAGCACCATCCGCGGTGAGCTGATCGCCCAGTACGCCAAGCTCGAACTGGAAGGCCACGTGGAAAACGCCGAACTGTTCGCCGAGCACCTGATCGTCGAGCGCGACAGCCAGGACCCGAGCCGGGTCAACGTGCTGTTCCCGCCTGACTACGTCAACGGCCTGCGGGTGTTCGCGCTGCTCAACCAGTTCCGTCTGCAGTACGACGCGGCGGCCTGA
- a CDS encoding phage tail assembly protein, translating into MSEPMKLQVPIEAHGATLDELTLRRPTVQEVRAIKALPYKIDKSEEVSLDMDVAAKYIAVCAGIPPSSVNQLDLSDLNTLSWAVAGFFMSAASQPSAN; encoded by the coding sequence ATGAGCGAGCCGATGAAGCTGCAGGTGCCCATCGAAGCCCACGGCGCGACCCTCGACGAACTCACCCTGCGCCGTCCGACGGTGCAGGAAGTGCGGGCGATCAAGGCGCTGCCGTACAAGATCGACAAGAGCGAAGAAGTCAGCCTCGACATGGATGTCGCGGCCAAGTACATCGCGGTCTGCGCCGGCATCCCGCCGTCGTCGGTCAACCAGCTGGACCTGTCCGACCTCAATACCTTGAGCTGGGCGGTGGCCGGTTTTTTCATGAGTGCGGCATCGCAGCCATCGGCGAACTGA
- a CDS encoding phage tail tube protein: MGQLIAGTCYVKVDGAQLTINGGCEAPLMAVKRETVVPGFYKETDIAPSFKVTALHTADFPLKQLIAGSDMTVTCEFSNGKVYVLAGAYLVEEPVIKGDDAAIELKFEGIKGTWQ; the protein is encoded by the coding sequence ATGGGTCAACTGATTGCGGGCACCTGCTACGTCAAAGTGGACGGCGCTCAACTGACCATCAACGGCGGCTGCGAAGCGCCCCTGATGGCCGTCAAGCGGGAAACGGTGGTACCGGGTTTCTACAAGGAAACCGACATCGCTCCCTCCTTCAAGGTCACCGCGCTGCATACCGCGGACTTCCCGCTCAAGCAACTGATCGCCGGTTCCGACATGACCGTCACCTGCGAGTTCAGCAATGGCAAGGTCTACGTCCTGGCCGGTGCCTACCTGGTCGAGGAACCGGTCATCAAGGGTGATGACGCGGCCATCGAACTGAAATTCGAAGGCATCAAGGGGACCTGGCAATGA